From a single Candidatus Edwardsbacteria bacterium RifOxyA12_full_54_48 genomic region:
- a CDS encoding UDP-3-O-(3-hydroxymyristoyl)glucosamine N-acyltransferase translates to MNGYQASLLARECGGQLQGPDVELTGLAGLKEAQPGQLSFLANPSYAEYLGSTRASCIIVPQNVAAQGRTLIISDNPYLSFAKAVTFFYNAVKIKPRPGIHSAAIVDPTAHIDKSATIGAYVVIEAGARIGANTVIMPLCYIGRETMVGDDCLIYPQVSIREGCRIGNRIIMHGGVVVGADGFGYAKDGDRYFKIPQVGNVILEDDVEVGANTAIDRGALGPTIVKQGTKIDNLVQIAHNVHIGKDGVVAGQSGVAGSTFIGDRVVMGGQVGIIGHLKIGDDVTFGAQSGVLKSIPSKTVASGYPAKKHTEARRREASVALLPNYIKKINAMEKRIVELEKRLKDK, encoded by the coding sequence GGGACAGCTGCAGGGTCCGGATGTGGAACTGACCGGCTTGGCGGGCCTGAAGGAGGCCCAGCCCGGCCAGCTCAGCTTTTTGGCCAATCCCAGTTATGCCGAATATCTGGGATCCACCAGGGCTTCCTGCATCATCGTCCCCCAAAATGTTGCGGCCCAGGGACGGACCCTGATAATTTCCGACAACCCATACTTAAGCTTCGCCAAGGCCGTGACCTTTTTTTACAATGCCGTCAAAATAAAGCCCCGTCCGGGCATCCACTCTGCCGCGATCGTCGATCCCACGGCTCACATAGACAAGAGTGCCACCATCGGGGCTTATGTGGTCATCGAGGCCGGGGCCAGAATAGGAGCCAATACGGTGATCATGCCCCTGTGCTATATCGGCCGGGAAACAATGGTGGGGGATGATTGCCTGATCTATCCCCAGGTTTCCATACGGGAGGGCTGCCGGATAGGCAACCGTATCATCATGCACGGCGGGGTGGTGGTGGGTGCGGACGGCTTCGGCTACGCCAAGGACGGAGATAGATATTTCAAGATCCCCCAGGTGGGCAATGTCATTCTGGAGGACGACGTGGAGGTGGGGGCCAACACCGCCATCGACCGGGGGGCCCTGGGGCCCACCATTGTCAAACAGGGGACCAAGATAGACAATCTGGTGCAGATCGCCCACAATGTTCATATCGGAAAAGACGGAGTTGTTGCCGGACAGTCTGGGGTGGCCGGCTCAACCTTCATCGGCGACCGGGTGGTGATGGGGGGGCAGGTCGGCATCATCGGACACCTGAAGATAGGCGATGACGTTACTTTTGGCGCCCAGTCCGGGGTCCTCAAATCCATCCCCAGCAAGACCGTGGCTTCCGGTTATCCGGCCAAAAAGCATACCGAGGCCCGCCGCCGGGAGGCCAGTGTGGCCCTGCTGCCGAATTACATCAAAAAGATAAACGCCATGGAAAAAAGAATAGTTGAGCTGGAGAAGAGGCTGAAAGATAAATAG